A window of Rhododendron vialii isolate Sample 1 chromosome 11a, ASM3025357v1 genomic DNA:
agagagagagagagagagagagagagagatggaaaaacAGTTGTATGCAATTCTATTGTTCTGCTCAATGATCATGGCCATGCCTATGGTTCATGGCATCGACGAAAGCCCACAAGCAGTGGAAAAGTGGTTCCAAAGCCTCAGTATGATGAAGGAAAAGGTAACAAAGCTTCACTTCTACTTCAGTGACCAAGTCAGTGGAAAAAACAATGTGAGGGTGGCCCGAGCCAACAATACTTTCCAGTCATCCACCTTCTTTGGGTTGATTACTGTGATCAACGATGCGTTGACAGTTGGGCCAGAGCCCAACTCTCTGATAGTAGGCCGAGCCCAGGGGACTTTTACTGAGGCTGGGCTGGAGAAAGTGGGTACACTCATGaccttgaattttgttttcacGAGCGGGGAGTATAACGGTAGCACCCTTAGTGTTCTGGGACGATATCCACTCTTCAATTTGTACCGTGAATTGCCCATTGTCGGAGGATCCGGAGTATTCCGGCTAGCACGTGGAATTGCCACCTCGGAGATTTATTCGTTCAATACCGCTACCGGTGATGCTATAGTCGAGTATAATGTAACTGTCCGTCACTATTGATCAGTGACTTTTGGTCGGTACAAAGAACTGCTAATAAGTCATGTGGACCTACctaattgtaccatttttgaaGGATGTTGAGTGCCTCTTTTTGTTTGATGCAGGGCGATTTTTAGAAGATTACagtattattttggtttttaaaaaaattagaatttacTAGGAATTCTTTACTTTAGTCAAGATTTCCCCGAGTAATTAGTTTCCTACCTTCTTTGATCTAGCACTCCTATTTTCTAGGTTGCTtggtaaacaaaaattaaaatttattttatttccatcaATAACTGAGATAACCCAATTTTAatcttaaaatttaaaatacaatACTCTAAAGTTTTTCTTGTGATTTTGTTAGCGCGGTCAttctcaaaataaatttttgagaagtaaatttattttaattttttttttgagaagcgAAGTCCGAACAACGTAGCCGATCAGGAAGAAAATGTACTGTGGGTTAAAAATGGAGAGGATGTGTTCTATTTTCTATAATGATCATTGTCGGTAGATATTTCTAGGGTTAAATACCAGAACACTCCTTGAACTATTCTTGTTTGTCTCGCTACCTCCTAATAGAATTTTGCCTACGACCAGACCCCTTCATTAAAGTTTCCATTTGGAGGACCCAACTCCGTTGGACGGAATGAATAAAaagaccattttacccttacgTAAATATGCCCATGGCCCCATTCATTccacacttctctctctctctctctctctctcaattcaaaTCCCCAGCAACCATCAACGCCACCGCACCCCACCCCAATCAAATGCTTGACGATCTTCTAGTCATAAATTAATGGATTGCCCCAAGTGTAGGGTGGAAACCAACGCaacataatatccggtaagaccggagtcgaatccacagagacggtgatgtgtgttgactaaaaactcgggttataatttaaacgggctcttaggtagccaccccttgtagtTTGATGCTCAGAGTAACTAAAACTAAGAAAttgtttgtactttttaaataattaaaagaaaggtacgatCGTatggttcatagcactcgcaaccggCCTAGactaacctgctccattcggtgttattaaaaacatttgattttacattgaaaaagataccccacaAAATGCAAATCCTTATGGTCGTCGTTTGCatatgcgcagcggagaatgagttttagACCCCCATTCCCCaattcacatgggctccgacaatacccaagttcgtccgcgggaagtattttccaatctaaaatcggTTTTTCcattatttgaaaataggagcaatGCCCAAACtgaccacggtgtgctaattATTCCGCAACCCTACCTTTACGACTACTCATTCATTATTAattaagcaagaaacaaaagaaaccataCGCTATgtcaattggtatcaaagcataggCGATTGACTCCTGGTTGATCATGGTTCGAGGAGGTGTCGTGGTAGTCAGCCAGTCGCTATTAATGACGTCTACAATTGTGATGATGCTGTGCGAGAAGCATGACTAGAGGCTCGTTTAGCAAAACGTCTTAATGAACAGTTTGAATCACTTAAAATGCAACTAATTAACTGCCATAATAGTTGCTAATGTCCCTTTGGGGACATCCGATAACATTGAAACGATAATAGTTGCTAATAGTGTGCCCCTCCATTAACTGCCAATCCACGTTATGTAGGGGGACGAGTGAGATGATTATGTCAAGGATGAAAATGACTACCCGTTTGAATATGCCACTGACGGAGTGCAGGGGCGGacttattttgcttttatttgcTAACCGAATGAAATGATTAAATTAAGAGGTTAATTAGAGAGAAGATATGTCAATCTTGTTCGTttcacattttagttttgttttctaattattatcctatttttcattccaattattaccccttcttctttattttttttttgaacaggaaaaaatattttactaatctttgaaattgttatatACAAAGATTGAAAGAACAAGGAACGATGACATCAAATCCTGGCTAAACTAAGGACTATCATCTACCCACCAAAGACCCAAAACGTAGGTTAGCAAGGAACCAACCCAGAGAAATGTcatatttctctaattattactttcatttctctctctattctttCTACTCATTATCcatttttccaatcattaccacatttctctctccacccactaccaaaactaaaatatccaaaaatacaaaaatacaaaacaaacaaagccgTCATAATTTATGTGATTTTGCTTTATGATTGAAAGGACTTTTCAAAGATGGAAAACGATGGATCTTAGAtcacacacatacatatgtccacttcttataaggacgcccttattttagttagggcaaagtccactttgaccccctgtggTTATCGCAATGTGCGGATACTCCCCTCATAATTCAAAATTGATCACAaaacctacctgtggttttgaaaatgtgcggatagatcCCCTGCCATCATATTTTCCATTCATATTAACGGACGCAATATTAAAAGACCAATATACCCTCATCATatcccttgattcttcttcttttttaaatctaaccacaccatcccctataccaaaaattgaatccaaaccgttgatattgtaaattttgacgagtactacatttatgccaaaattcaagtcaattaaaaaatgaaaagctcatgatcaaatcgattttgttatgaaattaaaattttaaatttgaatttactaaaaattagatcactgggttattgatacctgatcgagatgattttttatggcgatactctattctttatttaatacattatgaatgaCTTATATTACATTCTAGAGGTATGCGAGATACACCttcgttaatatggatgaaaaacatgatgGCAGGGTGtttatccgcacattttcaaaaccacaggtagaTCATGTGGTCAGTTTTAAACTATGAATGGGGTATCCGCATATGGTGATAATCACAGGGGGTGAAAGTGAACTTTGCCCATTTAGTTAAGGAAAGGACGtccctttttctctcatttcttgatcgaatttcgatgatttgagccgctTAATGtcttcagaacgtgattttaagagtacccgtgagaaatcaacaaaaaaaatgtccgGGAttgcgggtacctttaaaatcacgttttgaagaCATTGAGTTACTcgaatcattgaaattcgatcggaaaaggagaggtccttaccttaacaagtTAAGGGCGCTcttataagaagttttgtgatatatatatatatatatatatatatatatatatatatatatatcgcatatatcaatacacatttttgGATATAATTATACATAAGTTTCCAAATAACGATACACATTTTACACATTATATGCCTCCTTAAGAGCGGTGATTAacatttttcttataaaaagaAACTTTTGGACGAAAATTGGACAACCCCTGAATGGTCTGGCCCATAGCGTGTTAGAGCATTTACACTAAACTCGCtaaaaatttgagcaaaaaTACCTATTCAAAAATCACTCTTCTACTCTAGCTAATTACTTTTTGGACACACTGCATCAAACTCTCTGTTTTAACTCTACTCCAATAAAGTTCTCTTTTTTATAATCTCACACATTGTTTTACATATACGAAGGCATATAGAAACGGGATCTACAATGAGAGAATCTACAGTACCTCTCATATCATTGGTGTTGTAGAGAatataattcataaaaaaatatcctTATCAAATATCGATCGATAGGCATCAAAAAATATTGATCGTTTTCGTAAAataagttctttgtttagatacgtatagattttcaatgaagataaatttttttgtgaatgaACTTTTCAGCAAGCCATACCAAATGACTGGTTCGAATCATGCAATGGGTATATGCTTAAAAATGATTTGCCAGTGAAAATATACCATTTGAAAGTTTTGTGGACTTGAAAAACTATCGCCTCACACACATGCCAATTCGAGTTGTACAAATTTAAGAATGTCTGTGGTCTTAAAAAAAACCCGTTAAGGCCCATAAGGGTGTCTTGCGTCCGTTTgattagagagaaaaatataatagaaagtaaagtaaaagaacaaaaaaggaaaatgtatTTTCCTTTCCTCGCATCTGTTTGATTAggatgaaagttttgaaaaaaaacaaggaagtCAAAGTAGTTATTGTTGATTCTCACAAGTAAATAAATTTCCCTGcaatttttgtgagaaaaagttTGGCAAGCTCTTTAGCTTTAGAGGATTGTTCGGAAAAATATGCTTTCTACCATTTTCTATGAGATTCTTGCTAGGTGAAcacaaaaatttttttttttctttcatgcaATTTCTACCATTAtctcgctaatcaaacggaGGAGAGCTTGCATGCAAATTAAGATAACTTTACCCAAACGTGTCCATCAACGTCTTGATTTCTAATGCTCATTAAATGAATCAATCGTCCGATCACGTACCCCTTCCACTTACTACTTGCAGGGTAGGGATTCAATTTTGAGGTTTTCTActagtacattttttttagccttttattttatACATTGGGACGGAAGGAAATTACTTATCGATTTCTAGATGCTTATTTTCACACGGGACACGTACGTATTTTTGGGACTACAATGTATAAATGACCAACTTTGTACGGTGGATGGAGTAATATATATTTGGTAGACGTACCATTAAACTGCCGTTAAAAGAGGCCATTTCAGTCACATGCATGCGGGAGAGCTTATGCTTATTGAGTACGTACTCTTAGAGCAATGCTCCATTCAATTACAACAACACACCACATGTCATTTTGTTCTCAATTaatacactaacaaaaaagtcaTGAATCCCAAAGTTTTTACCAATCACGTATAGATTCACAAGGCATATATCTTGAACAACACATGGCCTTGCTGCTCTAAGAGAAGGAATAATTTCTCTGCATGCGGTGGGCTAGCTAGGCATCGTTGGACGACCACTGACGTCAAGTTGTTTAACCATTCATGAATATTTATGAAAGGCCCTGTGTAATATTGTAGTTAGCGTGGGAAAACATTAATTAATCCTATTTAGATAGAAAGAGATGCATGCATGTGGAAACCGGTAACTCCCGACAAAAGCTAGCCTGTATTTAGGTTGGTGCATGAGATCAGGTCAACCAGCTCCCTCGATCTGGATATTT
This region includes:
- the LOC131308057 gene encoding dirigent protein 23-like, with amino-acid sequence MEKQLYAILLFCSMIMAMPMVHGIDESPQAVEKWFQSLSMMKEKVTKLHFYFSDQVSGKNNVRVARANNTFQSSTFFGLITVINDALTVGPEPNSLIVGRAQGTFTEAGLEKVGTLMTLNFVFTSGEYNGSTLSVLGRYPLFNLYRELPIVGGSGVFRLARGIATSEIYSFNTATGDAIVEYNVTVRHY